In Parasegetibacter sp. NRK P23, a single genomic region encodes these proteins:
- the atpF gene encoding F0F1 ATP synthase subunit B, with protein sequence MELLLPGLGFFFWTLLAFVIVFLILKKFAWKPIISTLNEREKTIADSIESAERVKAEMAQMKSENELLMQKAREERSLILKEAKEVKDRIIAEAKEQAKAEANKIMIDAQAAIQAQKMAALTEVKNQVGKLVVEVSEKVLRRELSDKANQENYIQQLAEDVKLN encoded by the coding sequence ATGGAACTCTTATTACCTGGTCTTGGTTTCTTCTTCTGGACATTGCTGGCCTTTGTGATCGTATTCCTGATCCTGAAGAAATTCGCCTGGAAACCCATCATCTCTACCCTGAACGAAAGGGAGAAAACAATCGCTGATTCCATCGAAAGCGCTGAACGCGTGAAAGCGGAAATGGCGCAGATGAAGAGCGAGAACGAATTGCTGATGCAGAAGGCACGTGAAGAACGCAGCCTTATCCTGAAAGAAGCGAAAGAAGTGAAGGACCGCATCATCGCTGAAGCGAAGGAGCAGGCAAAAGCTGAAGCCAATAAGATCATGATTGATGCCCAGGCCGCTATCCAGGCGCAGAAAATGGCCGCGCTTACCGAGGTGAAAAACCAGGTGGGTAAACTGGTGGTGGAAGTGAGCGAGAAAGTACTTCGCCGCGAACTGTCCGACAAGGCCAACCAGGAGAATTATATTCAGCAGCTGGCTGAAGATGTGAAACTTAACTAA
- a CDS encoding response regulator, translating into MEPKGKKILIADDEPDILEILDYNLRKEGYEVVRAANGDEALEQAKAQKPDLIVLDIMMPKRTGLEVCEILRSQEAFRDTLIIMLTALSDEHSHIKGLESGADDYVNKPISPKVLTSRVNALFRRLNKNINTKEEGGVLKIDNLTIDPVKFVVMADDHEIILAKKEFELLYLLASKPGRVFLRNEILSQIWGNDVIVGDRTIDVHVRKVRQKMGMDCITTVKGVGYKFEL; encoded by the coding sequence ATGGAACCGAAAGGCAAGAAGATACTCATCGCCGACGACGAGCCCGATATCCTGGAAATACTGGATTATAACCTCAGAAAGGAAGGCTACGAAGTAGTGAGGGCCGCCAATGGAGACGAAGCGCTGGAACAGGCCAAAGCCCAGAAACCCGACCTCATTGTGCTGGACATCATGATGCCGAAAAGAACAGGACTAGAAGTTTGTGAAATCCTCCGCAGCCAGGAAGCCTTCCGCGACACACTGATCATCATGCTCACCGCGCTCAGCGACGAGCACTCCCATATCAAAGGACTGGAAAGCGGCGCCGACGACTACGTAAACAAACCCATCAGCCCGAAAGTACTGACCAGCCGCGTAAACGCCCTGTTCCGCCGGCTCAACAAGAACATCAATACCAAAGAAGAAGGCGGGGTACTGAAAATAGATAACCTCACCATCGACCCCGTGAAGTTCGTGGTCATGGCCGACGACCACGAGATCATCCTCGCCAAAAAAGAATTCGAACTCCTCTACCTGCTCGCCTCCAAACCCGGCCGCGTGTTCCTCCGCAACGAAATCCTCAGCCAGATATGGGGCAACGATGTGATCGTTGGCGACCGCACCATCGATGTACACGTCAGGAAAGTCAGGCAGAAAATGGGGATGGACTGCATCACGACTGTAAAAGGTGTGGGCTACAAGTTTGAGCTGTAA
- the atpH gene encoding ATP synthase F1 subunit delta, with product MQNPRLAGRYAKSLVDLATERNQLEVVFKDMEFLQAVCKQNPDFVTLMKSPVIPGDKKLKIMEAVLSGRISELTTAFASLLIRKGRENVLPEIATAFLQQYKLLKGIHEVKLTTAVPVSEELKDTIVKRIQASTPMQNVELETVVDESIIGGFVLEMGDSLVDASIIRDLRDVKKQFLNNDYIFNIR from the coding sequence ATGCAGAATCCCCGTTTAGCAGGAAGATACGCGAAAAGTCTGGTCGATCTGGCAACAGAACGCAACCAACTGGAAGTGGTATTCAAGGATATGGAATTTTTACAGGCTGTCTGCAAACAGAACCCTGATTTTGTAACGCTGATGAAAAGTCCCGTGATTCCCGGCGATAAAAAGCTGAAGATCATGGAAGCCGTGCTGAGCGGAAGGATCAGTGAACTAACTACTGCGTTCGCGTCTTTGCTGATCAGGAAAGGAAGGGAGAATGTGTTGCCCGAAATCGCCACCGCGTTCCTGCAACAATACAAACTGCTGAAAGGTATTCACGAAGTGAAGCTTACCACCGCTGTTCCGGTAAGCGAAGAGCTGAAAGACACCATCGTGAAGAGGATCCAGGCTTCCACACCTATGCAGAACGTGGAACTGGAAACAGTGGTGGACGAAAGCATCATCGGCGGGTTTGTCCTCGAAATGGGGGATAGCCTGGTAGATGCCAGCATCATCCGCGACCTGCGCGACGTGAAGAAGCAGTTCCTGAACAACGACTATATTTTTAATATCAGATAA
- the atpE gene encoding ATP synthase F0 subunit C, producing MLNFLLDVGMSHLGGAIGAGLAAIGAGIGIGQIGKGAVESIARQPEAANDIRGNMILTAAFIEGVALFAVIAGLLAVLAK from the coding sequence ATGTTGAATTTTCTCCTGGATGTAGGTATGTCCCACCTCGGTGGTGCTATCGGTGCTGGTCTGGCTGCTATCGGAGCCGGTATTGGTATTGGTCAGATCGGTAAAGGTGCCGTAGAATCTATCGCACGTCAACCTGAAGCTGCCAACGACATCCGTGGTAACATGATCCTGACCGCTGCGTTCATCGAGGGTGTTGCCCTTTTCGCAGTGATCGCTGGTCTGCTGGCTGTACTGGCTAAGTAA
- a CDS encoding ABC transporter ATP-binding protein produces MTEKKEKKQFFDTKLLRRVFQYTRPYRGSFYTSVFLAIFLAVISPVRPLLIQQTVNDYIRNDALQMLFWITAIQVGVLIIETVARFFFSFITSALGQNVVRDLRRNVFGKVLRLNLSQYDRTPIGTLTTRTINDIESINDIFADGLIPIISDLLTILFVLGTMFWVDWRLTLVCLIPFPILIIATYFFKESVNKSFHKVRNAVAALNAFVQEHITGMGIVQAFASEEREMNKFVQINKDHRNANIRAIFAYSVFFPVVEIISALSIGLLVWWGATQVAPGVGAAISSNGADALAGNLIAFILYINQIFRPLRVIADKFNVIQMGMIASERVFKLMDNPDVTEDEGTHAPATVKGKIEFDKVWFAYEAENYVLKDVNFKVNPGETLAIVGHTGSGKTSIISLLNRLYHINKGSILIDDVSIEAYKLDALRSRIGVVLQDVFLFSGTVLDNLTLRNPDIPFERVEAAAKLIGLHEFILQLPGGYHYNVMERGNTLSMGQRQLMSFARALLYDPSILILDEATSSVDTESEHLIQHAIDTLIAGRTAIVIAHRLSTIRKADKILVLDKGVIKEMGSHEELMAQGGYYAGLVEMQFGTVSAV; encoded by the coding sequence ATGACTGAAAAGAAGGAAAAGAAGCAATTTTTTGATACGAAGCTGTTAAGAAGGGTTTTTCAGTACACGCGCCCCTACCGCGGAAGTTTTTACACTTCGGTGTTCCTCGCCATATTCCTGGCGGTGATTTCCCCGGTGCGCCCGCTCCTGATACAACAAACCGTAAACGATTATATCCGTAACGATGCCTTACAGATGTTGTTCTGGATCACAGCCATCCAGGTTGGCGTACTTATCATTGAAACGGTGGCCCGGTTTTTCTTCTCCTTCATCACTTCAGCCCTCGGGCAGAACGTGGTGCGCGATCTCCGCCGGAACGTATTCGGCAAAGTGCTGCGGCTCAACCTCAGTCAATACGACCGTACACCCATCGGTACCCTCACCACCCGTACCATCAACGATATAGAATCTATCAACGACATCTTCGCCGACGGACTGATCCCCATCATTTCGGACCTGCTCACCATATTGTTTGTACTCGGTACCATGTTCTGGGTCGATTGGCGGCTCACGTTGGTTTGTCTGATCCCGTTCCCGATTCTTATCATCGCCACCTATTTCTTCAAGGAAAGCGTGAACAAATCTTTTCATAAGGTACGGAACGCGGTAGCAGCGCTGAATGCCTTTGTGCAGGAACACATCACGGGAATGGGCATCGTGCAGGCTTTCGCTTCTGAAGAAAGGGAGATGAACAAGTTTGTTCAGATCAATAAAGACCATCGCAACGCCAATATCCGCGCCATCTTCGCCTATTCGGTATTTTTTCCGGTGGTGGAAATCATCTCGGCCCTTTCCATTGGCCTGCTCGTTTGGTGGGGCGCCACGCAGGTAGCGCCGGGGGTGGGTGCGGCTATCTCTTCCAATGGTGCGGATGCGCTGGCCGGCAACCTGATCGCTTTTATCCTGTACATCAACCAGATTTTCCGTCCGCTCCGGGTGATCGCCGATAAATTCAACGTGATCCAGATGGGCATGATCGCCTCCGAAAGGGTATTTAAGTTGATGGATAATCCGGATGTTACGGAAGATGAAGGCACCCACGCCCCTGCCACGGTGAAGGGGAAAATCGAATTCGATAAGGTGTGGTTCGCTTATGAGGCGGAGAATTATGTGTTGAAAGATGTAAACTTTAAAGTGAATCCTGGGGAAACCCTGGCCATAGTAGGCCATACGGGCAGCGGGAAAACTTCCATTATCAGTCTGCTGAACCGGCTTTACCATATTAATAAAGGTAGTATCCTCATTGATGATGTATCCATAGAAGCTTATAAGCTGGATGCCCTGCGTTCCAGGATCGGCGTGGTACTACAGGATGTGTTCCTTTTCTCCGGAACCGTGCTGGACAACCTCACGCTCCGCAACCCGGATATCCCTTTCGAAAGGGTGGAAGCCGCTGCCAAACTGATTGGTTTACACGAATTTATCCTCCAGCTACCTGGCGGATACCACTATAATGTCATGGAAAGAGGGAATACACTCTCCATGGGCCAGCGGCAACTGATGTCGTTCGCGCGGGCCCTGTTATATGACCCTTCCATCCTGATCCTGGACGAAGCTACTTCTTCCGTGGATACTGAATCGGAACACCTCATCCAACATGCCATCGATACCCTGATCGCCGGCAGAACCGCCATCGTGATCGCCCACCGCCTCTCCACGATCCGCAAAGCCGACAAAATTCTTGTGCTGGATAAGGGGGTGATCAAAGAAATGGGGTCTCATGAGGAACTGATGGCACAGGGCGGGTATTACGCGGGGTTGGTGGAAATGCAGTTCGGGACGGTGAGTGCGGTGTGA
- the atpA gene encoding F0F1 ATP synthase subunit alpha, producing MVDIKPDEISAILRQQLSNFNASADLEEVGTVLQVGDGIARVYGLSSVRSGELVEFENGVKAIALNLEEDNVGVVLMGESGDIREGSKVRRTGKIASINVGEGVVGRVINTLGEPIDGKGPITGDLYEMPLERKAPGVIFREPVKEPLQTGIKAIDAMIPIGRGQRELIIGDRQTGKTAIAVDTIINQKEFYKAGKPVYCIYVAIGQKASTIAGVMKTLEDNGAMEYTTIVAASASDPAPQQFYAPFAGAAIGEFFRDTGRPALIIFDDLSKQAVAYREVSLLLRRPPGREAYPGDVFYLHSRLLERAAKVIAKDEIAAKMNDLPESIKHLVKGGGSLTALPIIETQAGDVSAYIPTNVISITDGQIFLEGNLFNAGIRPAINVGISVSRVGGNAQIKSMKKVSGTLKLDQALYREMEAFSKFGGDLDAATKLVLDKGARNVEILKQAQFAPFSVEKQVAMIYLGTQGLLREVPVKKVKEFEEQFLLEMENKLPDVLAEFKKGNLPDAGIAKMTELAKNIAAQFK from the coding sequence ATGGTAGACATCAAACCAGATGAGATTTCGGCGATATTGCGTCAGCAATTGAGCAATTTCAATGCTTCTGCAGATCTGGAAGAAGTAGGCACCGTACTCCAGGTGGGTGATGGTATCGCCCGCGTGTACGGACTGAGCAGCGTTCGCTCAGGGGAACTGGTTGAATTTGAGAACGGCGTAAAAGCCATCGCACTGAACCTGGAAGAAGACAACGTAGGTGTCGTTCTGATGGGAGAGAGTGGCGACATCAGGGAAGGTTCCAAAGTACGCCGCACCGGTAAAATCGCCTCTATTAATGTAGGTGAAGGTGTGGTTGGACGGGTAATCAACACCCTGGGTGAACCCATCGATGGTAAAGGCCCCATCACCGGTGACCTCTACGAGATGCCATTGGAAAGAAAAGCGCCCGGCGTTATTTTCCGTGAACCCGTTAAAGAACCCCTCCAAACTGGTATCAAGGCCATCGATGCCATGATTCCTATCGGTCGTGGTCAAAGGGAACTGATCATCGGCGACCGTCAGACCGGTAAAACCGCCATCGCTGTTGACACCATCATCAACCAGAAAGAATTCTACAAAGCAGGTAAGCCTGTTTATTGTATATATGTGGCCATCGGACAGAAAGCATCCACCATCGCTGGTGTGATGAAAACCCTGGAAGACAATGGCGCGATGGAATATACGACCATCGTGGCGGCTTCCGCTTCCGACCCCGCTCCACAACAGTTCTACGCGCCTTTCGCTGGAGCCGCCATCGGTGAGTTCTTCCGCGATACAGGTCGCCCCGCACTGATCATTTTCGATGACCTGTCCAAGCAAGCCGTGGCCTACCGTGAGGTGTCCCTGCTGCTTCGCCGTCCCCCAGGACGTGAGGCCTATCCCGGTGACGTATTCTACCTGCACTCCCGCTTGCTGGAACGCGCCGCCAAAGTGATCGCGAAAGATGAGATCGCCGCTAAAATGAACGATCTCCCCGAATCCATCAAACACCTCGTGAAAGGTGGTGGCTCACTGACCGCCCTGCCCATCATCGAGACACAGGCCGGTGACGTATCCGCTTATATCCCGACGAACGTGATCTCCATCACCGATGGACAGATCTTCCTGGAAGGTAACCTCTTCAACGCAGGTATCCGCCCGGCCATTAACGTGGGTATCTCCGTAAGCCGCGTAGGTGGTAACGCCCAGATCAAGTCCATGAAGAAGGTATCCGGTACCCTGAAGCTCGACCAGGCGCTCTACCGCGAAATGGAAGCCTTCTCCAAGTTCGGTGGTGACCTCGATGCCGCTACCAAACTGGTACTCGACAAGGGTGCCCGTAACGTGGAAATCCTGAAACAGGCCCAGTTCGCACCTTTCTCCGTAGAAAAGCAGGTGGCCATGATCTACCTCGGTACACAAGGTTTGCTCCGCGAAGTACCCGTTAAAAAGGTGAAGGAATTCGAAGAGCAATTCCTCCTCGAAATGGAAAACAAACTCCCCGACGTACTGGCTGAATTCAAAAAAGGCAATCTGCCCGACGCAGGTATCGCCAAAATGACCGAGCTCGCTAAGAACATCGCGGCCCAGTTCAAATAA
- the atpB gene encoding F0F1 ATP synthase subunit A, whose protein sequence is MARISMKSLLVAVFSVFTLLNSQVALANEGGEHAAEQKAELDPGKEILHHIMDSHEFHFATVGHTHVTIPLPIILYSPEKGLSVFSSSKFEHGHATYEGYKMEHDHIFAVKEDGTVDESVKVYDFSMTKNVVQMILALVVLVLIMTSVAKKYKKNGASKAPSGLQNAIEPVITFVRDDVAKPNLGHKAGKYLPYLLTVFFFILINNIFGLIPGAANVTGNIAFTMVLALISLLVILFSTNGHFWGHIFWPPGVPFLVKLILIPVELMGVFIKPAALMIRLFANMTAGHIVILSFVSLIFIFGQMSTVAGWGFSPISVAFSVFIYLIEVLVAFIQAFIFTNLTAVFIGQAFEGGHTEEHGGHHDDGFVAGV, encoded by the coding sequence ATGGCACGAATTAGCATGAAATCTTTATTGGTAGCGGTTTTCAGCGTATTCACGCTGCTGAATTCGCAGGTGGCGCTGGCCAACGAAGGAGGCGAGCACGCTGCGGAACAAAAAGCCGAACTTGATCCGGGTAAAGAGATCCTGCACCACATCATGGATTCCCACGAGTTCCACTTCGCTACCGTGGGCCATACCCATGTGACCATTCCCCTGCCCATCATCCTGTATTCCCCCGAAAAAGGTCTCTCCGTTTTCTCTTCTTCCAAATTCGAGCACGGCCATGCCACTTATGAAGGGTACAAAATGGAGCACGACCATATTTTCGCTGTAAAAGAAGACGGCACCGTGGATGAATCAGTAAAAGTGTACGATTTCTCCATGACCAAAAACGTGGTACAAATGATCCTCGCACTGGTGGTACTGGTGCTCATCATGACCAGCGTGGCGAAAAAATACAAAAAGAACGGCGCTTCCAAAGCACCGAGCGGACTGCAGAACGCTATTGAACCCGTGATCACTTTCGTGCGCGACGATGTGGCCAAACCCAACCTGGGACACAAAGCCGGTAAATACCTGCCCTACCTGCTCACCGTATTCTTCTTCATTCTCATCAACAACATATTCGGACTCATACCAGGCGCCGCCAACGTAACAGGTAATATCGCCTTTACCATGGTGCTGGCGCTTATTTCCCTGCTCGTGATCCTGTTCAGTACCAACGGTCATTTCTGGGGCCATATCTTCTGGCCTCCGGGGGTTCCCTTCCTGGTGAAGCTGATCCTGATCCCGGTGGAACTGATGGGGGTGTTCATTAAACCTGCGGCCCTCATGATCCGTCTTTTCGCGAACATGACCGCGGGACACATCGTGATCCTGAGTTTCGTTTCGCTTATCTTTATCTTTGGTCAGATGTCTACGGTTGCCGGCTGGGGATTCTCTCCCATCTCAGTTGCTTTCTCCGTGTTCATTTACCTTATTGAAGTACTGGTGGCGTTCATCCAGGCGTTCATCTTCACCAACCTCACCGCGGTATTCATCGGTCAGGCTTTTGAAGGCGGACACACGGAAGAGCATGGTGGTCATCACGATGATGGCTTCGTAGCCGGTGTTTAA